The Planctomycetota bacterium genomic interval ACGGCCGTCGAGCTTTCTCGTACGTCAGCGGCACTCGGTCTGCAACGACTTCCTCGATTGCCGCCTTGTTGCCTTCAAAGTCCGCAGACGCATCGACCACGACGACCTCTGCCGGCATCCGACTCTGATCGAGGGCGAGTCGAATGCAGCTTTTGAGGTCGTCACGCCGCTCGTACGTCGCGATCGCCAGGCCCCACGTGAGCTTCTTCGTCGGCGACTTGTCCATCGTGCTGGTCCTTCTATCGGAACAATCGCAAGGCGGCCGCAGACCGGACCAACAGACCCGGAACCCACCGCCCGAGCCCTCTCTCACGATCCTTGGCTATCCGTGTCCAGCACTGGTCGACACCGATGTTTCTGCTGATCCAAAATCCCGACATTCTCGGACGCTTGTGCCTTGGCAAGCGTCCGCAAATGCCGATGCTGCCGCTACATGCCAGCTTCGAAAAGCCCACTCCTCGTCACCGGTGCCGCCGGTTTCATCGGTAGCAACTTCGTCCGCATGGCGGTCGAGCGCGGCGTCGGGCCGATTGTGGCGCTCGACAGCCTGACCTACGCCGGCAACCTCGAGAACCTGGCCGACCTGCTGGAGGGTGACAAGATCGCCTTCGAGAAGGCTGACATCCGCGACGCCGACGCAATGACAACGGTGTTCGAGGAGCACGGCATCCGACGCGTTGCCCACTTCGCCGCTGAAAGCCACGTCGATCGCTCCATCATGGGCTCGGCCGACTTCGTCACGACCAACGTCGTCGGGACGCAGGTCCTGCTCGACCTGGCGAAGGCCGCGGAGGTGACCCGGTTCCTCAACGTCGGCACCGACGAGGTCTACGGCACGCTGCCGGAAGACCAGCCGGAAGTGAAGTTCACCGAAGAGACGCCGCTCCAGCCGAACAGCCCGTACAGCGCGAGCAAGGCCGGCGGCGACTGCTTGTGCCGGGCGTACTACGAGACGCACAAGATGCCGGTGCTCATCACGCGATGCAGCAACAACTACGGGCCGTACCAGTTCCCCGAGAAGCTCATTCCGCTGTTCGTGACGAACCTGATGGAGGGCAAGCAAGTCCCGCTCTATGGCGACGGCCTGAACATCCGCGACTGGCTGCACGTCAGCGACCACTGCGACGCGATACTGACCGTCCTCGAAAAGGGAACGCCCGGCGAGGTCTACAACGTCGGCGGGAACAACGAGCAGACGAACCGGGCCATCACCGAGAAGCTGATCGACCTCTGCGGCCGAAGCTGGGACGAGGCGGTGACGTACGTTGAAGACCGGAAGGGCCACGACCGGCGTTACGCGATCGACGCGAGCAAGATCAAAGCCGAGCTCGGCTGGGAGCCCAAACGCCGCTGGGACGAAGCGATCGCCGAGACCGTCGACTGGTACAAGTCGAACCGCGACTGGTGGCAGTCCATCAAGAGCGGCGCGTATCGCGACTACTACGAGAAGCAGTACGCCAATCGATAGACCTGCGAATCAACCCTCGGTCACGCGCAGCACCTCGTCGACGGTCGTCAGGCCCTGTTCGACCTTGTTCCAGCCGTCTTCGCGCAACACGAC includes:
- the rfbB gene encoding dTDP-glucose 4,6-dehydratase; translated protein: MPASKSPLLVTGAAGFIGSNFVRMAVERGVGPIVALDSLTYAGNLENLADLLEGDKIAFEKADIRDADAMTTVFEEHGIRRVAHFAAESHVDRSIMGSADFVTTNVVGTQVLLDLAKAAEVTRFLNVGTDEVYGTLPEDQPEVKFTEETPLQPNSPYSASKAGGDCLCRAYYETHKMPVLITRCSNNYGPYQFPEKLIPLFVTNLMEGKQVPLYGDGLNIRDWLHVSDHCDAILTVLEKGTPGEVYNVGGNNEQTNRAITEKLIDLCGRSWDEAVTYVEDRKGHDRRYAIDASKIKAELGWEPKRRWDEAIAETVDWYKSNRDWWQSIKSGAYRDYYEKQYANR